Proteins found in one Leptospira neocaledonica genomic segment:
- a CDS encoding RNA polymerase sigma factor yields MGSLDTIYRRERDRILAWVRSRVADPEEAEDLLQESFLTAVTELDSAGSIEYLLAYVYAVLRNKVGDWYRFKKAGKYSNSRLEQEFFLEDAIPDTTPGPEKEFYRSLVLQELAIAVEELPEEQKSAFVENVFEGKSFREISEATGIPEGTLSARKSYAKDFLAKRLKDLKVFFLEEF; encoded by the coding sequence TTGGGATCCTTGGACACGATTTACAGACGGGAAAGAGATAGAATCCTTGCATGGGTTCGTTCCAGGGTTGCGGATCCTGAAGAAGCAGAAGATCTTCTTCAGGAATCTTTTTTAACCGCTGTGACTGAACTGGATTCCGCGGGGTCTATAGAATATCTTTTAGCTTATGTGTATGCGGTACTTCGCAATAAAGTGGGGGACTGGTACAGATTTAAAAAAGCGGGGAAGTATTCTAACTCTCGTTTAGAGCAGGAGTTTTTCTTAGAGGACGCGATACCAGATACGACGCCAGGACCTGAAAAGGAATTTTACAGAAGTCTTGTGCTCCAGGAATTAGCGATCGCTGTAGAAGAATTACCTGAAGAACAAAAATCTGCGTTTGTGGAAAACGTGTTCGAAGGAAAATCCTTCAGAGAAATTTCGGAAGCCACCGGAATTCCAGAAGGAACTCTCTCGGCACGAAAATCTTACGCTAAGGATTTTTTAGCAAAACGTTTGAAGGACCTGAAGGTTTTCTTTCTGGAAGAGTTTTAA
- a CDS encoding LIC_13246 family protein, producing the protein MKARRNKDIEEHFGWMKLKTDQLGFLGIIHSVNRFYDSLQGSQSNELRYFRRKLVKTDFRYSKIFMKKFGDYEYLIYACIETEGKSESDSWIHVDGIRMERDEMKAKGVKDHPSFEIRCLSDIFESSCVPASKSEEDKIDLDCI; encoded by the coding sequence ATGAAGGCTAGAAGGAACAAAGATATAGAGGAACATTTCGGTTGGATGAAATTGAAAACGGATCAATTGGGTTTTTTAGGAATTATACATTCCGTAAACAGATTCTACGATTCTCTCCAAGGGTCCCAATCTAACGAACTTCGTTATTTTCGGAGAAAATTGGTAAAAACAGATTTCAGATATTCTAAAATTTTCATGAAGAAGTTCGGAGATTATGAATACCTCATCTATGCGTGCATCGAAACGGAAGGAAAATCAGAATCCGATTCTTGGATCCATGTGGATGGAATCAGAATGGAAAGGGACGAAATGAAAGCGAAAGGTGTAAAGGATCATCCTTCTTTCGAAATCAGATGTCTCAGCGATATTTTCGAATCCTCCTGTGTGCCGGCATCCAAATCGGAAGAAGATAAAATAGATTTGGATTGTATCTAA
- a CDS encoding response regulator has translation MNANKEIPYQGDLKEGSGLPPEKLKILIVDTSKVILEIISAEFSSSLFAVQKVSLMEEAAKLARENKFDLITLGIHLEGGTGFDLCKEIRGKDKKEKFASTAARIIFVTSDFTEENRMIAHNAGADGFIEKSQELSSFQSTIDEIVKDLIQEKKDPSQKNPSLEKRKVLIIDDSELNLVLFRRLLESKGAEVQTAISGKHALQILEENPKDFQAIFTDMYMPGMNGNELCSIVQKNPAFSQIRLGITSAAGESSFTRDKIPNGVELFSKPYDMQEICDFLK, from the coding sequence ATGAATGCAAACAAGGAAATACCTTACCAAGGCGACCTTAAAGAAGGTTCCGGTTTGCCTCCAGAAAAACTTAAAATACTTATCGTAGATACAAGCAAGGTCATCCTTGAAATTATCTCCGCTGAATTCTCCTCATCTTTATTCGCAGTCCAAAAAGTATCTCTTATGGAAGAAGCTGCCAAACTTGCCAGGGAGAATAAATTCGACTTAATCACTTTAGGGATCCATTTGGAAGGTGGGACTGGATTCGATCTTTGCAAAGAAATCAGAGGTAAAGATAAGAAGGAAAAATTCGCATCCACAGCGGCCAGGATCATATTCGTAACCTCCGATTTTACTGAGGAAAATAGGATGATTGCTCATAACGCTGGAGCCGACGGTTTTATAGAAAAATCCCAGGAACTAAGTTCCTTTCAGTCTACGATAGATGAGATCGTAAAAGATCTGATACAAGAGAAAAAGGATCCTTCTCAAAAGAATCCTAGTTTAGAAAAACGCAAAGTACTTATCATAGATGATTCCGAACTGAACCTAGTATTGTTCAGAAGATTATTGGAATCAAAAGGTGCGGAAGTCCAAACCGCAATTTCCGGAAAACATGCACTCCAAATTTTGGAAGAAAATCCAAAGGACTTCCAGGCGATCTTCACTGATATGTACATGCCCGGAATGAATGGGAACGAACTCTGTAGTATCGTCCAAAAGAATCCAGCGTTCTCTCAGATTAGATTGGGGATCACTTCCGCCGCGGGCGAATCTTCTTTTACCAGAGACAAAATCCCAAATGGTGTGGAATTATTTTCCAAACCTTATGATATGCAAGAGATCTGTGATTTTTTGAAATAG
- a CDS encoding NADP-dependent isocitrate dehydrogenase produces the protein MAKIKVKTPLVELDGDEMTRIIWKEIKDRFIHPYLDIELDYYDLGVEYRDKTDDKVTVDSANAILKYGVGVKCATITPNQDRVVEYKLKKEWKSPNGTIRSILDGTVFRKPIIVNNIPSGVRSWEKPIVVGRHAFGDLYKDTELYIPEAGKVEIVFTTKDGKEKERVTINDFDGPGVVMGQFNLDKSIYSFAEACFNYAISEKINVWFATKDTISKKYHARFRAIFDEVSTKRAAELKAAGIEYWYYLIDDAVAQIVKNPGGMLWALMNYDGDVMSDMVASGFGSLGLMTSVLVSPDGKFEYEAAHGTVTRHYRQYQKGETTSTNSVASIFAWTGALAKRGELDGTPDVVAFAQKLEKAVIDTIQAGEMTKDLVLLTTTKGPKQLDTFQFMEAIQKRL, from the coding sequence ATGGCTAAAATTAAGGTGAAAACTCCTCTCGTCGAGCTCGACGGGGACGAGATGACACGTATAATTTGGAAAGAAATTAAGGATCGTTTCATTCATCCTTATCTTGATATAGAATTAGATTATTATGATCTAGGCGTAGAATATCGCGATAAAACGGACGATAAGGTCACTGTAGATTCCGCTAATGCTATTTTAAAATACGGAGTTGGCGTTAAGTGCGCTACCATCACTCCGAACCAAGATCGAGTCGTTGAATACAAACTCAAAAAAGAGTGGAAGTCTCCGAACGGAACCATTCGTTCCATTCTGGACGGAACTGTTTTCCGTAAACCGATCATTGTAAATAATATTCCTTCCGGAGTGAGATCCTGGGAAAAGCCGATCGTTGTTGGTCGTCACGCATTTGGTGACCTTTACAAAGACACTGAACTTTATATTCCGGAAGCAGGAAAAGTAGAGATCGTATTTACTACAAAAGACGGAAAAGAAAAAGAAAGAGTAACTATTAACGACTTTGATGGACCGGGAGTTGTGATGGGACAGTTCAACTTGGACAAGTCCATCTATAGCTTCGCAGAAGCTTGTTTCAATTATGCGATTTCTGAAAAGATCAACGTTTGGTTCGCAACTAAAGATACCATTTCTAAAAAATACCATGCTCGTTTCCGTGCAATCTTTGACGAGGTCTCTACTAAAAGAGCAGCGGAATTAAAAGCTGCTGGAATCGAATACTGGTATTACTTAATCGACGACGCTGTCGCTCAGATTGTTAAGAACCCGGGTGGAATGCTTTGGGCTCTAATGAACTACGACGGAGACGTAATGTCCGATATGGTGGCATCCGGATTCGGATCATTAGGACTGATGACTTCTGTTCTTGTTTCTCCGGACGGAAAATTCGAATACGAAGCGGCTCACGGAACTGTGACTCGTCACTACCGTCAGTATCAAAAAGGAGAAACCACTTCTACCAACTCTGTAGCTTCTATCTTTGCATGGACCGGAGCTCTTGCTAAGAGAGGAGAATTGGATGGAACTCCTGATGTGGTTGCTTTCGCTCAAAAATTGGAGAAGGCGGTAATCGACACTATCCAAGCGGGAGAGATGACCAAGGACTTAGTCCTTCTTACCACAACCAAAGGCCCGAAACAATTAGATACCTTCCAGTTCATGGAGGCTATCCAAAAACGTCTTTAG
- a CDS encoding VOC family protein: MEVNHIGITSRDPEVSANFYREIFGLPQEEETERAAKVLGIGKSNIAIYGEKNDSSAPVFGSGCDFAIKVDSKSFHEIEQRLFSQRLEYGVRKSAKTLFLNFQDPDGYLVELICEEE; encoded by the coding sequence ATGGAAGTAAATCATATCGGAATCACCTCCCGTGATCCGGAAGTAAGTGCGAACTTTTATCGTGAAATTTTCGGTCTCCCCCAAGAGGAGGAGACCGAGAGAGCCGCAAAAGTTCTTGGAATTGGAAAATCGAATATAGCGATCTATGGAGAGAAGAATGATTCTTCTGCTCCTGTATTTGGATCCGGATGTGATTTTGCTATTAAAGTTGATTCAAAAAGTTTCCACGAGATCGAGCAGAGATTATTCTCTCAAAGATTAGAATACGGTGTTCGTAAATCTGCTAAGACACTTTTTTTGAATTTCCAAGATCCGGATGGCTACTTGGTGGAATTGATTTGCGAAGAAGAATAG